The Daucus carota subsp. sativus chromosome 2, DH1 v3.0, whole genome shotgun sequence genome includes a window with the following:
- the LOC108207052 gene encoding probable disease resistance protein RF45: MVRKCGGLPLAILILGGILVTKPSLIEWEKVYWDSRSSLDQGKVLGENQQNELFDILVRSYKELPNQLKPCFLYLGKFNEDEWIDAETMMQVAESYLGELLHRSMAQMIFDDDLESSFTKFKSCSLHDLMRDLTLSLAKVELFFEAIDFREGNKFHLSMFASTRPLVVNCDPICSYEFCLLIMLTLVDKRFQLVLPQTLILDRGLRGTLFPSKSIILLEKLAHLRYLYLPEDFYGVKKNGNLRYTGLIKLETLENFDTLFCELKDLPKLTNLHKLRLKLKDYQHKPVFTNCLAALGQSSTSSFRYWALDFEMHYEWLTIGSSNLAKDPMPVLEKIPSLRYLYLFSAYGGKNMRSMVIDLTVQNKLCFVDRIVLKSAIAATYKSFSRCNSMIIGRIISALEPQITSSLHSS, encoded by the exons ATGGTTAGAAAATGTGGTGGGCTTCCACTAGCTATTTTGATTTTGGGGGGAATTCTCGTAACAAAACCTTCGCTGATAGAGTGGGAGAAGGTGTATTGGGATAGTCGATCATCCCTAGATCAAGGTAAGGTTTTGGGAGAAAATCAACAAAACGAATTGTTTGACATATTAGTTCGAAGTTACAAGGAATTGCCAAATCAGTTGAAGCCATGCTTTCTATATTTGGGCAAATTTAATGAGGATGAATGGATAGATGCAGAAACAATGATGCAAGTGGCTGAATCATATCTGGGAGAACTGCTACACAGGAGCATGGCTCAAATGATATTTGATGATGATCTGGAATCATCATTCACAAAGTTCAAAAGTTGTTCTCTTCATGATCTTATGAGAGACCTAACTTTATCCCTGGCAAAAGTAGAACTTTTTTTCGAAGCAATTGATTTTCGAGAAGGGAACAAATTTCATCTCTCCATGTTTGCTTCCACGCGACCGCTTGTAGTCAATTGTGATCCTATAT GTTCCTATGAGTTTTGTCTCTTGATAATGTTAACCTTGGTCGACAAAAGGTTTCAG TTGGTGCTGCCACAGACTCTCATACTAGATAGAGGCCTCCGTGGTACCCTTTTCCCATCAAAGTCAATTATACTATTGGAGAAGTTGGCACATTTACGATATCTGTATCTTCCGGAAGACTTTTATGGGGTAAAGAAGAATGGAAATTTACGGTACACTGGGTTAATCAAATTAGAGACATTGGAGAATTTTGATACTCTGTTTTGTGAGCTAAAAGACTTACCGAAATTAACCAATCTTCACAAACTAAGGCTAAAGTTAAAAGATTATCAGCACAAACCAGTCTTCACAAACTGCTTAGCAGCACTTGGCCAGTCATCAACTTCCAGTTTCCGGTACTGGGCCCTTGATTTTGAGATGCATTATGAATG GTTAACAATAGGGTCTTCGAACCTGGCAAAAGACCCGATGCCAGTACTAGAGAAGATTCCAAGTTTGAggtatttgtatttgttttcTGCATATGGGGGAAAGAATATG AGGTCAATGGTTATAGATCTGACAGTTCAGAACAAGTTGTGTTTTGTTGACCGCATTGTCCTTAAATCTGCAATTGCTGCAACCTATAAATCATTTTCTAGGTGTAATAGTATGATCATTGGCCGAATTATCTCAGCTTTAGAACCACAGATTACTTCTAGCCTGCATTCGTCTTAA
- the LOC108207948 gene encoding ankyrin repeat-containing protein At2g01680-like gives MNIEVMEKKLYDACLEGDVEMLKELMRKDGLILAQLSISSCFNQTPLHLASMLGHFEFAKALLSYKPDFASRLDSQDRSPLHVASANGYANIVKLLLEYDQEMCRVHDEDGRTPLHLAVMNGQFESVIELMKINSFDDEETVFHLCVTYNRLNLLIRLLELNFHDLSNMKDGNGDTVLHTAAALKRMQMMKYLVKSRHKVDVNARNKNGLTALDIVEQMPKDLKTLEIKELLISANPSRVHEHAALTVTTTVAGDKDIIIKPQKKLWNRLKTFTIFQEISAKREETPKVESLEYVLLAASVIAAMSYQAATNPPGGIAGVDATDNVAPVLGQIHLEPADSLLAFFYPTLSGAFWVTNTISFVASLSIIFLYVTGATLKKKIFIWLIRGAMWITLTAMSVAYFCAVWATNPRDDSRHDNTFLATLCGLIIWGGLVLVSVSVVSFRALLYIIRPTKNLNL, from the exons ATGAATATTGAGGTGATGGAGAAGAAGCTGTACGATGCATGTTTGGAAGGAGACGTGGAGATGTTGAAGGAGTTGATGAGAAAAGATGGCCTCATTCTTGCTCAGCTTTCGATATCTTCTTGCTTTAACCAAACACCCCTGCACTTAGCTTCCATGCTAGGTCACTTTGAATTTGCTAAAGCTCTTCTCTCTTATAAGCCTGATTTTGCAAGTAGGTTGGATTCACAAGACCGTTCTCCTCTTCATGTGGCATCTGCTAATGGATATGCGAATATTGTTAAACTATTGTTGGAGTATGATCAGGAAATGTGCCGAGTTCATGATGAGGATGGAAGGACTCCTCTCCATTTGGCTGTCATGAACGGTCAATTTGAGTCTGTTATTGAGTTGATGAAAATCAACTCGTTTGATGATGAAGAGACAGTATTTCACTTGTGTGTTACTTATAATCGTTTAAATCTACTGATTCGTTTATTAGAGCTGAATTTCCATGATCTATCGAACATGAAAGATGGCAATGGAGACACTGTTTTACACACTGCAGCAGCCTTGAAGCGAATGCAG ATGATGAAGTACCTGGTCAAGAGTAGACATAAAGTGGATGTGAATGCCCGGAATAAAAATGGTCTCACAGCTTTGGACATAGTAGAGCAGATGCCGAAAGATCTGAAAACCCTGGAAATTAAGGAGCTTCTCATCTCAGCTAATCCTTCGAGGGTTCATGAGCATGCTGCACTCACGGTGACTACCACAGTAGCTGGTGATAAAGACATAATAATCAAACCGCAAAAGAAGTTGTGGAATCGGCTAAAAACGTTCACCATTTTCCAAGAGATATCTGCAAAAAGAGAGGAGACCCCGAAGGTAGAGTCGCTCGAGTACGTCCTGCTAGCAGCCTCTGTCATAGCTGCCATGTCTTACCAGGCAGCCACTAACCCTCCCGGTGGAATCGCTGGAGTGGATGCTACAGACAATGTAGCCCCTGTTTTAGGACAAATTCATCTCGAACCTGCTGATTCACTTCTAGCCTTCTTCTACCCAACACTGAGTGGTGCGTTTTGGGTAACCAACACGATCTCGTTTGTGGCTTCTCTAAGTATCATCTTTCTCTACGTGACTGGCGCAACTCTGAAAAAGAAGATCTTTATTTGGCTCATACGGGGAGCCATGTGGATAACTCTCACAGCAATGAGTGTGGCCTATTTCTGTGCAGTTTGGGCCACCAACCCACGGGACGACAGTAGGCATGACAATACATTCCTTGCTACCCTTTGTGGATTAATTATATGGGGGGGATTGGTGCTCGTATCCGTTTCAGTTGTTAGTTTTCGTGCTCTTCTCTATATTATCAGGCCAactaagaatttaaatttataa